CTGCTCCTAAGGGAGAAACAAAATCTTTGGCAAAGAGCAAGGATGATGCCTATCAGGGTAGGACCTTCTACGTCCGCAAGAAAACCTACGCTGAATGCGACTACATGCTGAAAACCAGCGATGATCCACGCGACATGTCTGACCTGGCAGAAGACCTATTGACGGCATGGCTTGCTAAAGAGGCTAAGCGGTCAGCACGCTAGTGTTCTAGCATTTAGAAGTGAGGACCAATGGAACGTCTTTCATCGATAGCCAGCAAGACCTTTGTTGACGATCTCCGAAGTGAACCAACGCCGTCACAGGGAACAGTTCAGGTCCCCAGCTCCACGAGCCTCGTGCCATCACCTCCGAAGAAGTTAGCAAAGGTCTCGAAAAAAGATGGCGCTAGAGACTATTCAGCAGAGCGTGAGGCTGCCCGTTTAAACACAAGCGACAGGGTGGCGGACCTCGCGGTATCAGGACGCGACCAAACGCTCGGGGACGAATACATCAAGCTCGCCCAGGCAATGATTCTCTGCACCCTTCCGCATAGCGCTACAAAGGAGACCAAAATCACACGGCGCGCTCGTCTAGGCGACGGTACTACGCTTGCCGTTACCTTCTCTGCAACGGCGGACGGAATCGGTCTACCCCACGGAGCCGACCGCAAGCTGCTCTTTTGGCTCTTGGATCGTGCTATCCGCAATGACAGCCCTTTTGTTCCTTGGTCGAGTGCCGCAGAGTTTGGCCGAGAAATGGGTTTGGAGAAGGGTGGACGAACGAACAAGCAAATCAAGGAGCGTTTCTCCCGAATCGCGGGTTTGGTTATCAGCATTTCGCGGAAGGGAACTGAAGCAACCGCGCTCGATACATTCCCTGTGATCGCCCGCGCCTATCTTCCGAACTCCATTGCCGGCGACACCAAGCAAGCGAGCTTACCTGAAATGGGCGATCGCTTTGGAGTTCTCCTTCATGCTCCGCTCTTCCAAGACATCAAGAAGCACAACATCGTCATGCCCCGCCGCCTCTGGTTGGATTTGAAGGGGCCGACTCCTGTCCAGGATCTCGTTTTCTGGCTCTATTACCGTTGCTATGCGGCATCGAGCGAATCAATTATCCCCTGGGATGCTTTGAGTGATCAGTTTCCGCAAACCGACTCTAACCCGTATCGCATCCGCCAGCATCTTCGGAAAGCTATCAAGGTGCTCAAGATTCTCTGGCCCGCTGCTCAGGTAAAAGAAGACCCAAGGGGATTGTGGGTAGCAAAAGCCAGTGCGGGAATGCTTGACGACGATGTGACCAAGAACCGCGTACGCAAGCTGTAGATTGCTAACGGTCTAGAAGGCTAAGATTCTATATACGCGAAAGCCCACCTACGTTATATTCAAGCACCTCGCAGTCTTCTAGGCTTTTAGACGTTTAGAGTGCTGTATACGCCAAAGCCCACCCCATAGCTTTTTTGACACCTGTTTACGACTTTTTTTGCCCTCAATAATCCTTTCAACCTCTCTTCGAGTGCGGAAGGTGGGCTTCCGCGTATAGAGATACATATCCGCTAAGAGCTTCATCCAGCAAATAAGGGCATTTCAACCCCTAAAGGTGGGCTTCCGCGTATTTCTCGAAGAACAGGGCAAAGGCTAGGCTAGGTTTGTATACGCGAATGTGATGTCAGAAATGACAAGCCGATCAAAGCGCAATGAGGTGGGCTTCCGCGTATGACCAATCAAGCAGTGGGCTTCCGCGTATGTCCGCAGGCTGTGGAGATTTCCACGGTCACAGGTGGGCCTCCGGGTAGTGCAATGTGGGCTTCCGAGTATGAGATTGTGGGCTTCCGAGTAGCGTAAAGTGGGCTTCCGCGTCGAAAACAGTGGGCTTCCGCGTCTCCCTATATAAGGAAGCATGAGGTACATGAGATCAAAAGAATAAGAGGTCGCAGGAGTAGGGCCTGTGGCCCCTGCGGAAATGTTAAAAACTTTTCTATTGATACTAAGAATCTTCACGTTTGAGGCCAGCAGGGAAGTCGGGCATTCTCAAAACGTCTTTAGAAGCCGGTGATGGCGAGGGGGTAAGTGACCTTGTGGACTGTGACTCTTCAAAATCTTGCCTCAGATGCAAGTACTCCGCATAACACTCTGAACAAGACCCGACGTGAAGCAGTGCTGGATCGTTAGGGCTGATACGGTCCTCGGCCAGGGCCTGCAAAGTGTCCTCTTCTGGGCAGCCCTTTCTCTCTGGGTTAGGAAATGATTCCCGGAGGAAGTCCTTCATCAGCTCTCGATTCACTTACTTTCCCTTTCCTCACAGCAAGATTGCCTTCTGGTTCAGGCTGTTTCTTACGCCGATTCCCGTCAACGACAATGGAAATCCGATCCTTCACTCGTTGCATCGCCTTCGCTGCGGCAGCGTAGTTCATATCAAGGAACGCTGCAATCTGGGCCGTGGATTCCCCCCGAGTGAGCAAGACGAGGATAGCGCGATCTCTTTCTTTGAGCGAGAGGGAAAGCTGTTCGAACAAAATCTTTGTTTCTACATCGATCGCAAATGACTCAGTCACGCCGCCGATGTGCTCCAGCTCTGACCCCGCGCCTCTCAATTCCGCGCGGCCAGCACCAGTCCTTCGCCAATCGCGCACTTTGCCACGAAGGGCCATATGGGCATACCGCCTAGGGGACCTGATGAGTTCGCCACGATCTCGCATGATCGAGCCAATTTCCTCAGCCCAATTCGCAATCTGAGCTTGATCAAAATCCGGATTGTCGCGAGTAACCCACACAAATGCGGTCTCGCAGGCTATTTGAAGTGTTGGACATAGTGGGACTCCCTTGCTGTCTACGAGATGCAACTGGGCCCTAAGCATGTGCTCTGAAGAAATTTGATGCAGGGGTGTCAAAAAGCCTCCCACTCAACGCGCCTATTAGTAGATGCCTAATCTACACCTTTTGTTCGCCTCGTTCAACGGACAACGGAGATAGCAAGGAGGTTCAACTTTATGTCTCTGACGGCACCATGAGACACAGTTTGCGGTGACACAGCAACAAGAACACGGCGGCGGAAGTCCCGCGTGTCGGTGAGGTCGTGCGCCGCAAAACTCCGTTACTTGGAGTGATTCACCACCAAGAAGGCTCTTTACAGAGCACAAACGAAGACAGTCAACAGCTAATACAGGAGAACTCCCTTGACCGCAACGATGAATTACCGCCTTTCAGCCATGGCATCCAGAACTTTCACCAAGCAGCGGGCTAAGGATGCTGCTCTCACACTCGGGCCTGTTTTGCTTGCAGTCGCAATTTCTCCCATCGCAGCTCACGCCCAGGGAAGTGTGGACGTGACCGGCGTTACTGCCGCAATGAAGACCATCGAAACGAGCTGTCTGCTTGGCGGCGCACTCGCCGTCGTGATCGGGATTGTCTTCGGAGTGTTCCAGTTCATGGGCCGAAACATCTCCGGAGGCTTCATGGCAATCGGCGGCGGATTGTTCGCCGGAATTGTCATTGGTTTTGCACCACAGTGGGTTTCCTCGCTCACCGGACAGAGCATTTAGCCATGCAGACAACCAAGCGTGGAGAGCCACTGGCGATCAATCAAGCCCTCAACAAACCCCGGCAGAAGCTCGGTCTGAGCTTGCCAATCTGGATGGGCATTGTGATTGCCTCGCTGATGGCTCTCCTGCTTCGGTTGTTTGTTTTATCCATCGTGATGTTCGTTGTGATTACCGTGGTCTGCTCGGTCATCATCCGCAAACACCCCAAGATGTTCCAACTGTGGGGCCTGAGCTGGACCCAGAAGAGCTACTATGACCCGCGCAAACGCTAATCCATGGTTCACCGACGCCGGGGCTGCCAACAGCATCATGCCCATTGTCCGCTTCGTCACACCTACCGTGTTTGCGAGCAAGACACGCGGCTACGGCTTGCTTTTTGAAGTCGATGGAGCCGACGAAGAAGGGCTCACCGACCCCGAGATAGCTTCCAAGATGCGAGGCGTCGAAGGCGGTGTACGCGGCCTTACGGAAGACTTCGGGCTCTACCAGTACATGCGCGTGACCTCCGGGTTCGAGATTCCGCGCCAGAAGAAGTACGCCGATCCCATCACCCAATCCTTTGTAGATCATCGGCTGGATTTCCTTTCAAAGACAGCCAACTTTCGCCGTATCGACCTCCACTGGTGCCTCACCCTAGAGCCCAAGTTGGCGTCTCCATTCGCGGCCAAGCCGAAGGATCAGGCCGACGAGAACGACCGGCTCATCTCCCAGCTTCAGAAGGCAGCAACCATTCTTGAAACGCACCTGAGCAGCGTCATCGGGTTGAAGGTTGTAGGCAAAGAGAAAGCCTTCAAGTTCTTTGCGGAGTTGTTCAATCTTGAAGCATGGGCAGGGCACATCCCGCTCGTTTCAGACCAGGGAGTAGACCAGCAGATCGCCACAAGCGCGGTGTCCTGGCACAACGATCATCTGCGAGTAGGGAAGCGCCATGTGCAGATGTTCTCCGCGTCGAGCACGCCCGCCGTGTCACAGCCCTGCCTCTACAGCAGCATCACCAATCTGACCTGCGACAGCGTGCTTTGCACCACATGGAGGCCGCAATCTTCCTCCACCGTACGCAAGGAAATCAGCGCCCAGGAGAAGTGGATTGACTTCTTCAAGGTCGGCATCTTCCAGCGCATCATGGCCGGGAAGAACTTCGCCCAGCTCGACCAGGGCGCGGGTGCAAAGGCGGCTTCGGAAGGTGTGGACGATCTTGGTTTAGTCGTTAAGGAGTTGGGCAAGAAAGCTCAGGGCAAGTACACTGTGACGCTTCTCCTCTCGGCTGAAAGCGGGGAAGAACTCAGGGAGAATACGCCACTCGTTCACCGGACTTTCGTGGACGCCCAGGCGACCGTGATCGAGGAAACCATCGGGAACCTCTCAGCGTTTTACGCGATGTTCCCCTTCAATCAGCGCTACAACGTCTTTTCCCTCTGGCTTGGAGAGGATCATCACGCTCGTCTCTACATCGGCAAAGACAACCGCAGCCGCCAGCTTATCAATCAAGCGGTGCGGGTCGAATTGCAGGAGACCGGGAGGCTTGGAGCGGAGCAAAAGACTTTCTTCGTTCTGGCCCATCGTTCCGACATGACCGGCGCGGATCGAGGGTGGGCAGCGCGGTACAAAACGGGGGACATCCTTATATACGAGAAGGGCAGCAAGGCCCATGGGATAGCCAGGAACAGCACCGCCGTTGTGCTTTCCGCAGACGCCAGGAACAACACCATTACAGTCCAGCAGGACGGCGGGAAGGCCATTACCTACGATCCAAAGCGGTTAAAAGGTGTGAACGCCTACCGCGAAACCCAGAAGGAGTTTGCGACCGGCGATCGGATACAGTTCACAACGAAAAACAAGGATTTGGGTGTCAACAACCGCGATCTAGGCACCATCACCAAGCTCGAGACCGGACAGGTTACCGTCCAGATGGACGGCAGGAAAGAACGCACCGACCAGTTCGACCCGGCCAAGATGAGGCACTTCGACCACGGCTACGCCGTCACGTCTCACGTTTCGCAAGGGCTTACCGAGGGCCGCGTCATCGCCAATATCGACACGGATTCGGCCCGCTCTCTTATCAATACCCGGCTAGCCTACGTCGCGGTTTCGCGTGCGGAGCACGACGCGAGGATCTACACCAACGATGCGGACGGGCTTGGAGCACGGCTGGCAACCGACATCAGCAAAACCTCCGCCGTGGACTTCCGCAAGTCTCCCGACCCAGCTCCACAGAAGAACACCGTTGTCCAGGTGCGTGAGTATGCCGACCCAAACCATCGCATCGCAGCGGTTGCGCTGGCCTACGCAGAGCACCCTTCCAACAGTGTCGTCATCGCCAAAGACCCAGCCGAGCGGCGGGAGTTGAATGAACTTATCCGAGCCGACCTGCAAGCGTCGGGGACCGTTGCACCGGATAGCAAGGCTCTTCCCGTCCACATCGAGAAGGAATTGACGAACCCGAAGCTGGCGGCTCAGTACGCCCCCGGCGACATCATCCAGTACCGCCAAGGGAGCCCAGCCAGCCAGGGAATTCCAAACGACAGCGCCGCCGTGGTCGTTGCCACGGACACCAGGAACAACCAGCTCACCGTCAGGACCTCTCACGGCGACGAGGTGATCTACAGCCCGCATCTCACTACAGCCATGACCACCCAAAGCAAGGTCTACCGCGAGGAACACCAAGAGTTCGCGCCGGGAGACCGAGTACGAATGTCCCAACCCAATGCCTCGCAGGGCATCCGAAAAGGCGACTTTGGCACCATTGCCGCCATCGGAGATAACCTAGAAGTACGTCTCGACAAGGGCGAAAGCGTGCGACTGACCAAAGAACAAGCGAAGCACATCGAACACGGCTATGCCGTTGACAGCCTCAAGACGGGTGCTCCAGACAGAGTTCTTATCAGTCAGGATGGATCGTTCCAAGCTACATCCGAGTCCGTTTCGCTCTCCCGCACAGGGCGGGAGGTGAGTGTCTACACGTCTGATGGATCAGCTCAGGCGAACGCTGTAGCTCTCACCATTGCACTTCCGGAACAATTGAAGCCTGCCATTGCCCTTCAAGTTCAGCAGCAAAGCGAAGCTCCTTCCAGCGCCATTGCGCTGGATCAAGCTCCTGTCGTCCAGCATCGCCACAGTCGTGGGCGCTAACCTTCAAAGGATCAACCATGCGTTTCCTCTCCCCCACCCGCGCCCTTGTCACCGCTTCCCTTGTTTGTGCATTGACCCCTGCCCCGGCCTTTTGCGCTCCAAACAACCGGGCCATTCGTGACCAGCTCGTAGCCCTCTACCCACTCACCAGGGTAGGAATGAATGGTTTAGCCGGTTTCGACTACACACGGGTCACTGAGCCAGGACCTATCCTAGCCGTTCGGCTTCCCGGCATTTACGCCGACGTTGCGAACACCAAGAACGCCATCATCGAGACAAATTACACGAATGGACAGATCACTCAGGCGACCGACTTTGCCGCCGCCTTCGGTGGCAATACCAGCCATTCGCGCACGCTTGCTCCGAATGAGAAGGTCTATGTCACGCAGATCACCGTGAAGCGGGATGCAGCCATGTTCGAATTGCTCACCGTCGATGTCGCAACCTTGGGAGATGGCCGAGGGACCCGTTATAGAGCCGAAGTGAACGTCAAGCTCCCAGGCCTGGAGAACATGACGCCCGAGGACATGAAGAAGACCATCGACACCATCATCACCGACCCAGCCACAGCTTCAACCGTCGAGAGCAAGACCATCAAGCTCGGTATGAGACCTGACGAGGTGAAGAAGTCGCTCGGCAACCCAGACAAGATCGTTGATCTTGGGGCAAAACAGATCTACGTCTACAAAGACATGAAGGTGGTTTTTCTCAACAGCCAGGTATCAGACGTTCAGTAGGTTCGTTCTTTGGAGGAGGAACTATGCCAGTAGGAAAGCGTTGGTGTGGCGCTATGCTCATCGGAGCAGGTCTAATGCTTTTTGGGGCCTCTCATCAACATTGGCAAGAGTGGGCAGGCTTCGCAGTGTTTGCCGCCGGTATCGTCCTGATCCTGCCCAAGTCGATTACAGGAAGTCCTACACCGTAAACGCGTCTTTTTATCTTGTGTCCTTACATAAATACATGACCGTTGTCGGGACGGTGGCAATGTGGGAGGGGCCGGTTCTTTGGTCCCTTCCAAGCGCCGGTGGGAAGGGTGGGACAGCTTCACCGTTCCACGCTTTCCATGGACGCGGCATTTCCACGGTCCGTTTGCCGCTTGTCTGATGCCGGATCGCATGGTACGCTTATGTTGTTCATTGCAAAAGGTTTACGTCTGATAACGGTCATTCTGTATAGTTGACCTGTAGCGGCTCGATAGAAATGTCATGGTCCAGCCCATTAGAACTGTCAGGTTCTAAGGATGGGATGGATCTCGATGAGCGAGCGCGATCTGAGGCGGATCGAAGTGTTGAGTGACGTGCGGGCTGGGCGTCGGACGGTGGCTGCGGCGGCAGCCGTGCTCGCGATCAGCGGGCGCCAGGCGTTTCGGCTGCTGGCCCGCTACGAGGCCGACGGCGGCAGCGGGCTGATCCACAAGGCGCGTGGAAGAAGATCCAACAGAAGTCACAACGAAGGCATCCGGAAGTACGCGGTCGAACTGGTCAAGACCAGGTACGCGGACTTCGGGCCGACGCTGGCGACCGAGATGCTGCTGGACAAGCATCAGCTCCGGATCGGCAAGGAGACCTTGCGGCGATGGATGATGGCCGAAGGTTTGTGGCTGTCGCGAACACAACGGAGAACCTTCCACCAGCCGCGGCTTCGACGCGAGAGCTATGGCGAACTGATCCAGATCGATGGCAGCGACCACCGCTGGTTCGAGCAACGCGGTGAGCCCTGCACGCTGCTGGTCTTCATCGACGACGCGACCAGCAAGCTGATGCAGTTGCGCTTCGTGCCAAGCGAGAGCACGGACTCCTACTTCGCGGCGCTACAAGGCTATCTCCAGACGCACGGCTGCCCTGTTGCCTTCTACTCGGACAAGCACACGGTCTTCCGCGTCAACAAGCCGGATGCGAAGGGCGGCCAGGGCATGACACAGTTCGGCCGCGCACTGGCAGAGCTCAACATCGAGATCCTTTGCGCGAACTCCAGCCAGGCCAAGGGCCGCGTGGAGCGAGCCAACCGCACCCTGCAGGATCGGTTGGTGAAGGAGCTTCGCCTGGCGAACATCAGCGGCATGGCTGCGGGTAACGAGTTCCTGCCAGGGTTCCTGGAGCGGTTCAACGAGAAGTTCGCGCTGGCCCCGGTAAGGACCGAGAACCTGCACCGAAGGCTCAACGTGCAGGCTTCCCGACTGACCGACATCCTGTGCCATCGTGAGCTGCGTCATGTCAGCCAGCAACTCAGCCTGGCGTACGACCGGAAGCAGATCCTGCTGGAGCGCAGCGAGCTGGCCGACAAGCTGCCCGGCCAGTACGTCGAGGTCTACGACTTCGCCGACAGACCGCTCGAGGTGCGCTGGAAAGGCCACTTGCTTCCCTATCGGGTCTTCAGCAAAGACCAGCGTGTGAGCCATACAGCAACGATCGAGAACAAGCGCCTGAGTCATGCGTTGACGATTGTCAGGGCGCAGCAGGAACTCAAGCGCCCGACTACGGTGCTAACCAACAGCGCCAAGGGTGGGTACAAGAAGCGCGGCCGGCAGATCTATGGGCCAGACTATGTCGAAAAACCGCCGGCGCCCAAAGCTGTGGAAATATGCAAAATCGCCAAGTGCGGCGATTTCACACATTCCCACAGCACGACGGCTACGGCTCTATACTGACATTTCTAATGGGCTAGCCACCCTGTCATTCCTAACGAGCTACAACATGACCTGTAGCTGCAAAGTAGGAATGTCAGATAGGTTGGGACATCGGGTAATCGGAATAACCTGTCGCGTCTGAGGCGTAGACGGTGGTCCAATCGACATCTGCTAAGGGCGCGCCGATCTTGTAGCGCTCCACAAGGTCGGGGTTCGAGATGAATGGCCGTCCGAAGGCGACGAGATCCGCTAGGCCCGATGAGATCAAGCGATTGCCTCGGTCGCGATCCATCATCACGTTTGCGATCAGGGTGCCTTCATACAATGGACGGAAGTGTTCGAACATGCCGTCGCCGGTCAACTTCTGGAGTGGCGTGCCTGTGAAGTCTGTCATGTTCCCCATCAAGAGAAGGTGCGAGAGGTGGTAGCCGCTCAGCTTTTGGATGGCATATTCCGCAATTGGCAGCGTTTCTTCGTTTGCTGCAAAGGCGCCGCCTTCGTGCATCGGGCTAAGCTTGATTCCTGTCCTTTTGTTGCCCACGGTTTCCACTACCGACTCGACTACTTCGAACAGAAAGCGCGCACGATTCTCAAGCGCGCCGCCGTAGGCGTCCGTCCGGCGATTCGTCGACAGGTTCATGAACTGGGCGATGAGATAGAGGTAGTTAGCGAGGACCTGTACACCGTCGAAGCCTGCCTCGATCGCGTTCCTGGCGGCACGGGCATAGTCGCGCACCGTGGTTTGGATCTCCTCCGTAGTCATGGGGCGGGGAGCAACCGTGGGCTTCCTCCCCTCGCGGGTCACAGACACCTGGCCCGGATCGACGTCGGATGCGGATAGCGGCACCGCACCGTCGCGAAGCTCCGGGTGTGAGATGGCGCCCGTGTGCCAGAGCTGGGCGATAATCTTCCCGCCTCGCTTATGGACTTCGTCCGTCACCTGACGCCATCCGCGTACATGCTCCGGGCTCCAGAGGCCTGCTGTATCCGCCCATCCAAACCCATCTGGACTGATGGCGATGGCCTCAGAGATGATTAGGCCGGCGGTCGCCCTCTGGGCATAATATTCAGCCATCACGGCGGTGGGCACATGATCGACCGGATGTGCTCGCATACGGGTGAGAGGTGCCATGACGATCCGATTCGCGAGCTCAAGATCGCCCAATCGGTAGGGGGTAAGTAGAGGCTGTTCAGACATGGTGCTTCCTCGAAGTTTCACAGTTCGGCGGGTTCGGGTTTAAACTCGATCGCATCGACACGAGTCGGATAGAAGGCAAGATGATCGCGGATGAGCGCTACGGCTTCGTACGGGTCTTCGTAACTCCACACCGCGAACTCCGACTTGTTTCCGCCGGTAGGAATCGAGAAGTAGGTACAGTCGCCCTTGTAGGGGCAGTAACTGTAATGTGTTGTCCGTTCCAGAAGCGACATGTCAGCGTCCTCACGCGGTATGTAGAAGACCGGCGGATAACCCCCTTCTTCAAGAACGAGGGCGCGGACGCTCAGGGCAATAACCTTATCCCCGACCAGCACGCGCACTCGACCGTTGGCCGGCGCGATCTCGATAGGGTGATCCGGCCCTGGAATCCTTACTTCTTTTGGTCGCAGAATACGTTCCGTGCTCATAGCTTCGAACCTCCGTCCACAGGAATGCTCGCGCCTGTGATCCAGCGGGACTTATCTGACGCCATGAATGCGATCACATCGGCTACGTCTTCAGCCTGCCCAATGCGCTTGAGTGCCTGCATACTCAACGCCAGTGCTTGCCCACCTTCCGTCTTGGTGAAGTTGGACATGTCCGTGGCAATGACGCCCGGTGACACCGCGTTGACCCGAATGCCTCGGACCCCAAGCTGTGCCGCCCACTGACGAACCAGGGTTTCCAGCGCGCCCTTGGTCGCCGCATAAGCCGGAAGTGACGGAGAGCCGCTCGCGCCCGCTTCACCCGGAGAGTATCTGGCGGCAAGCGACGTCGTAACAACAACGCTGGAGCCGTACTTCAGCAACGGGATCAGCTTCTGCATTAGGAAGAAGGGCGCTCTTACGTTTGTGGCGAACAGGTTGTCAAAGTCTTCAGGTGTATGGGACTCCATCGACCCCGCCTTTGAGATACCCGCATTGAGGACCACAATGTCGAGGCCTCCTTCAGCCAGCTTCTGCACCTGACTGACGAGATGCTCAACGCCGTCGAGCGTCTCGAGCGGTGCTTCCAACAGGTCAGCCCGACCGCCTTCGGTCACAATCTGCTGCTGCAACTCCAGCGCAGCATCTTTCGATTTACCAAAGTGCAGGAGGACGTGTGCACCTTCAGCGGCGATCGCCAGGGCTGTTGCCCTGCCAATCCCCCGGGAGGCGCCCGTGATCAACGCAAGTTTTCCTTTGAGAGTCATGTTTCGTTCTCCTCACTTCCGTCTTTGGTGGCGGCGCGTCTTGCAACGCACCGCCGCGCTCTTGGTTATGCATTCAAGAAGCGATTTGCTTCGAATATAAAGTCGTCGTGGTATTCATACCAGGAACCATGGTTGGCGTCCGGATACAGGATCAGCTTCGCGTTTGGCAGGTTCTGCACAAGATGCAGCGAGTTGACCGTGTAAACGATGACGTCGTGGTTGCCGCTTACG
This genomic stretch from Granulicella arctica harbors:
- a CDS encoding sigma-70 RNA polymerase sigma factor region 4 domain-containing protein, with translation MALRGKVRDWRRTGAGRAELRGAGSELEHIGGVTESFAIDVETKILFEQLSLSLKERDRAILVLLTRGESTAQIAAFLDMNYAAAAKAMQRVKDRISIVVDGNRRKKQPEPEGNLAVRKGKVSESRADEGLPPGIIS
- a CDS encoding VirB3 family type IV secretion system protein → MQTTKRGEPLAINQALNKPRQKLGLSLPIWMGIVIASLMALLLRLFVLSIVMFVVITVVCSVIIRKHPKMFQLWGLSWTQKSYYDPRKR
- a CDS encoding VirB4 family type IV secretion/conjugal transfer ATPase; this encodes MTRANANPWFTDAGAANSIMPIVRFVTPTVFASKTRGYGLLFEVDGADEEGLTDPEIASKMRGVEGGVRGLTEDFGLYQYMRVTSGFEIPRQKKYADPITQSFVDHRLDFLSKTANFRRIDLHWCLTLEPKLASPFAAKPKDQADENDRLISQLQKAATILETHLSSVIGLKVVGKEKAFKFFAELFNLEAWAGHIPLVSDQGVDQQIATSAVSWHNDHLRVGKRHVQMFSASSTPAVSQPCLYSSITNLTCDSVLCTTWRPQSSSTVRKEISAQEKWIDFFKVGIFQRIMAGKNFAQLDQGAGAKAASEGVDDLGLVVKELGKKAQGKYTVTLLLSAESGEELRENTPLVHRTFVDAQATVIEETIGNLSAFYAMFPFNQRYNVFSLWLGEDHHARLYIGKDNRSRQLINQAVRVELQETGRLGAEQKTFFVLAHRSDMTGADRGWAARYKTGDILIYEKGSKAHGIARNSTAVVLSADARNNTITVQQDGGKAITYDPKRLKGVNAYRETQKEFATGDRIQFTTKNKDLGVNNRDLGTITKLETGQVTVQMDGRKERTDQFDPAKMRHFDHGYAVTSHVSQGLTEGRVIANIDTDSARSLINTRLAYVAVSRAEHDARIYTNDADGLGARLATDISKTSAVDFRKSPDPAPQKNTVVQVREYADPNHRIAAVALAYAEHPSNSVVIAKDPAERRELNELIRADLQASGTVAPDSKALPVHIEKELTNPKLAAQYAPGDIIQYRQGSPASQGIPNDSAAVVVATDTRNNQLTVRTSHGDEVIYSPHLTTAMTTQSKVYREEHQEFAPGDRVRMSQPNASQGIRKGDFGTIAAIGDNLEVRLDKGESVRLTKEQAKHIEHGYAVDSLKTGAPDRVLISQDGSFQATSESVSLSRTGREVSVYTSDGSAQANAVALTIALPEQLKPAIALQVQQQSEAPSSAIALDQAPVVQHRHSRGR
- a CDS encoding alkene reductase, with amino-acid sequence MSEQPLLTPYRLGDLELANRIVMAPLTRMRAHPVDHVPTAVMAEYYAQRATAGLIISEAIAISPDGFGWADTAGLWSPEHVRGWRQVTDEVHKRGGKIIAQLWHTGAISHPELRDGAVPLSASDVDPGQVSVTREGRKPTVAPRPMTTEEIQTTVRDYARAARNAIEAGFDGVQVLANYLYLIAQFMNLSTNRRTDAYGGALENRARFLFEVVESVVETVGNKRTGIKLSPMHEGGAFAANEETLPIAEYAIQKLSGYHLSHLLLMGNMTDFTGTPLQKLTGDGMFEHFRPLYEGTLIANVMMDRDRGNRLISSGLADLVAFGRPFISNPDLVERYKIGAPLADVDWTTVYASDATGYSDYPMSQPI
- a CDS encoding DUF427 domain-containing protein, translating into MSTERILRPKEVRIPGPDHPIEIAPANGRVRVLVGDKVIALSVRALVLEEGGYPPVFYIPREDADMSLLERTTHYSYCPYKGDCTYFSIPTGGNKSEFAVWSYEDPYEAVALIRDHLAFYPTRVDAIEFKPEPAEL
- a CDS encoding SDR family NAD(P)-dependent oxidoreductase, with the translated sequence MTLKGKLALITGASRGIGRATALAIAAEGAHVLLHFGKSKDAALELQQQIVTEGGRADLLEAPLETLDGVEHLVSQVQKLAEGGLDIVVLNAGISKAGSMESHTPEDFDNLFATNVRAPFFLMQKLIPLLKYGSSVVVTTSLAARYSPGEAGASGSPSLPAYAATKGALETLVRQWAAQLGVRGIRVNAVSPGVIATDMSNFTKTEGGQALALSMQALKRIGQAEDVADVIAFMASDKSRWITGASIPVDGGSKL